The nucleotide sequence ACGGCTTTGGAGGGGTGGTAAGCTACTGCTTACGCAGGCAGAGAGGTTTGGTGCGTGAATCTCGCGGCAGCTGACAGGGAAGCGGCAGAGGGGATCACTCGACCTCGTCCACCCGGAACTTCGTCCCGCCCTCGGTAACGCGGAGGCTGCAGAGAAGTAGGGGCCACACCTGGAGTCCACTGTTTACCGTTTCCGGCACTCCTAACGGAGGGACGCGTCGGGAGGCGGCGTCGTGGCGGCGGCGCCTCAGGACCAGGCGGCCCGCGCCGCTCGCTGACGTCACATGTAgaagtcggcggcggcggcggccggcgaggcggcggaggcggcgtcggcgcgcgggggcggcgcgggggcggcgtgGCGCAGCTGCTGCTCGAGGCGCTGCTTGTACAGGTCTCGCTCCTGCGTGACGCGCGCCAGCTCCACCTTGAGCCGCTGCAGCTCGGCCACCAGCGTGCGGTTGGTCACCTCGAGCTCCTGGCGCTGCTGCAGCCGCTTGCTGCGGCAGTTCTGCGCGTAGCCGCGGTTCTTGAGCGTGCGCCGCTTCTGCTTGAGGCGCACCACCTCCTCGCGCGGGTAGCCGTGCAGCTTCTTGTTGAGCTCGCGCACCGACAGCGACATGAGCGCGTCGTCGTTGAGGATGTCCTCGGTGGAGGAGGCGGTGGAGGCGGCGTACtggggctgcggcggcggcggcggcgccagctcgtggtggtgctgctggtggtggtggtgctgcggctggtggtggtggtggtgcgccCCGGGCGACACCGAGCCGGCGCCTAGCGGCCGCACCGGCACCTGCTCCTCGCCGTGGTGGTGcccgtggtggtggtggcggtggtggtggtggtggtgcggcgCGTACTCGGCCAGCAGCTTGCGGCAGCCGTCCGTGATGACGGAGGTGGGGCCCGGCGCCCagccggcggcggcgagcaccggcgcgCCCTGCGGCTCCATCATGTTGTCGGCGGCGCAGTTGGGCCGCAGGTCGAGCGGCTCGGGCGCCAGGTAGCGCACGGCCGACTGCGGGAACCAGCCCATGTCGTCGGGGAGCGCGCCGGCCGCGgccatggcggcggcggcggcggcggcggcgtagtGCGGGGGCGACGCGCTCACGGGCGGCGTGTCGGGCGGCGTGCCCGGGTGCTGCAGCGCCACCAGCCCCGGCTCGCCGCCGTGCGCGTGCTGCGACACCGCCTTCACCAGCACGCCGGCGTGCTGCTGGCCCGCGCCGTACAGCGGGTGCGCGTCCTCCCCCGGGGGCGTCAGCAGGTGGTGCGGCGGCGACGGCTGCAGCAGCGGCATCGACGGCAGGCGCTgcggctgctgcggcggctgcgacggcggcgggggcggcgtctcGGCGCCCGCGCCCTGCTCGCGCTTCACGGCGCCCTCCAGCCGGTCCAGCTCGAACTGCTGCAGGTACTGGCCCGCCAGGTCCGAGTCGTCCGCCTCCATGGCTGCTCCTGCAAGCACGCCGCCCAAGGCTTCAGGCGAGCGCGACCGCGAGCGCTGCGTCTCCGCCTCCACCTCCGCCCCCACCTGCTCGCGGCGCGAGTCTTCCCCAGCGTGGGCGTCGGCGCGGCGCAGGGCCGCTGCCTCTTTCGCGTACCGCACCGTGTCTGCCCCTTAGTTTCCACCCACCACTCTTGTACGCGGCTGATGCCCCAAATACGGTCTGACTAGCTAAGATGACCCCAACTGGCGCCAATAAAAACACCACTCCGTTGCAAAATCGCCCAGAATAGCGTCTCGACTCTCAACAGTCTTAATTGCACCTTAACTGCTACATTGTCACTCCCTACAGTTACTGTAGAGAACACTACCAGAATTTCAGCTTCACTGCCCCTGTCACCCTAGGCGAGAACCCGCGCGCTACTTAGCCCGCTGCCGCGCTCGGTTGGCATACCCCCAGTCGCACTCCGCGCCGGCTAGCCGCCACTTACGTGTGTCCTGCGTCATGTCCCGCCGGGCGGCGACTGGCGACTGCTGGTGCGTCTGCTCGGCGCTGCTCGGCCGTCGTCGCGTCGGCGTCGTGGTCGCGCGCGCACCCCGCCGCGCCGTTTTATGCGCGGCCCGCGCCGCCCGGGGTGGGGGGGCGAGCCGCGCTCCCTTTGGCCGGCGCCGCCGCGGCCACGCCCACcgtcccccaccaccaccgccaccggcCGGAAGCCGCCGCGCGCTGCGACCGCCCACATTCTGCGCGCCGGACTCTGCCTCGCTCCGACATCACTTCCTTTCAAAATACTCGGAAAAAATAGAACGAAATAAATTATATCCAATAGCCCCCACAATTCGTCCATCACTCGGCTACGCCACGATTTTTGCGCCCCTTCACACCCCCTTGCTTCCTCCGCCCGGGCACCGTACGTTTCGCGATCACCAGTTACGCGACCGCCATCGACAGAGAACAGGTGCATGCGGACGCTCTGTAAAGAATGTGGATTTTCACAACAACCAACGGAGGCTCGTATAACCCTCGGGCCGACCGTTACACATATTTCCTCACCTACAGCTATTTGAGAACACACTGTTGTCGCACCTCATACCTACGTTTAATGACATGCTCTTTAATTACTCCACAGGAATGTCGATAGTATCCTCCTACTCTTTAATGGAAATAGTAATTAAATCAAGAATGTCTTCAACATGTGGACAGCATGCATAACAGCTTCAAATTTACCACTGAATATGGAAGAGAGAATAGCATAAACATCTTAGATATAAAAAAAGCTAAAGATAATGGAATCCATAAATCTGAAGTatttcgctgtggccgagcggttctaggcgcgtcagtctggaaccgcgcgaccgctgcggtcgcaggttcgaatcctgcctcgggcatggatgtgtgtgatgtccttaggttagttatgtctgagtagttctaagttctaaggtactgatgacctcagatgtcatcagtcccatagtgctcagagccatttgaaccagtttctgaAGTATTTCGTAAAATAGACAGAAGCGACTTTATGATGCGCAACTCCCCATGTCACCCACTGGCATATAaaacaagccgcgcgggattagccgagcggtctattgcgctgcagtcatggactgtgcggctgatcccggaggaggttcgagtcctccctcggccatgggtgtgtgcgtttgtccttaggacaatttacgttaagtagtgtgtaaccttagggactgatgaccttagcagttaagtcccataagatttcacacaaacacatataaaacagaatattttcacGCTATGATATATCGTATGATTACAGTTCCCCTCACTACAGAAAACAACAAGACACAATCAGATACAGTTAAACCCGCAGCTCCAAATAATGGCTACAAACCTAATGTAGTTAATAAAAAAcgaaaatgagaaataaaattagCGAAAGTAGATAGgacgaagaaacaaaaattttttacactACCATATATGGCAAACATTTCttgtaaaataaattacacatttaGCAATACTACAAAAATTAGTTTCTGTACAGAGGTTGAACTAGGATCTAAGGTAATACGCGGAACAAATAAACCTCCGATATACGACCAGTCAGGAATACATAAAATGAAATGCAACAAATGTGCCACGTTCTGCACAAGACAAACAGGAAGAAAATTTACTACACGATagaaaaaagaaaggaatgtgTAAAATGGATTGAAAAAACGTATCCACATTTAGTATGGAGCTTAGAGAAAATCAAAACTCTACACTCTGATCTTTCCTTTCTTTACCGAGCCGAAAAAGGAAGCTAATTGTATACGAGCATCATGTAGGAAACAGAAAGCTACACACATTTGCAAAAAGACTCAAAAGTCACTCCAAACGAACAAACATAccgcagaaatgaaaataaaaaatacgttgaGAACATCGACAATTCATAACAAAAGagagttttaaattttacaacatCAATCGATTttcatcaaagataaaaatttaaaagtaaacCATATCTCTGACACACAGGTCGACAATGTAACAACCATGCACAAATTCAACAAAACAAACGTACATCACATTTTACTGATAATAGATTGATTATATTGAGATACAGCTTGAAAATGAGCCATGCGTGAAACCTATagcaattaataaaaaaaacatataaGAAAGCAGCTTTGGTGAACTATCAACAAAACACATTTTATGCAATTTGTAGCTGCAGAACAGCAAGCAATACAAACATTCGGAATGTAATATTCACCATATCCCATGTCGATGACGAAGTTCAACTATTATTTCAATTGGCAATTTACgtacgtatttttttattcatttatcgtATGGCGTGCATCGTAATACATACATATTTGTGTACTAGTTAAGTCAGCATGGGCTACTTCATGTGCACATATACACGTTATGTAGCAAACTTAGTTACATATTAATATCCACTGATACAATCACTCCCCTCATCTGTTGCTGCAAGGaaattgattaatagtcgcttccaCACCCAGTCTGCACGTGCCTCCACTATGAGTCGGGATGCTAGACTTTCTGCTCCGTAGTCACATTCTGCATTTGTAGAGGACGTTGGCACTTCCGCAATGACCAGCGCGTATTCGGTTTAATGTCATCTACACTTTGCGTG is from Schistocerca cancellata isolate TAMUIC-IGC-003103 chromosome 6, iqSchCanc2.1, whole genome shotgun sequence and encodes:
- the LOC126088139 gene encoding transcription factor MafB-like yields the protein MEADDSDLAGQYLQQFELDRLEGAVKREQGAGAETPPPPPSQPPQQPQRLPSMPLLQPSPPHHLLTPPGEDAHPLYGAGQQHAGVLVKAVSQHAHGGEPGLVALQHPGTPPDTPPVSASPPHYAAAAAAAAMAAAGALPDDMGWFPQSAVRYLAPEPLDLRPNCAADNMMEPQGAPVLAAAGWAPGPTSVITDGCRKLLAEYAPHHHHHHRHHHHGHHHGEEQVPVRPLGAGSVSPGAHHHHHQPQHHHHQQHHHELAPPPPPQPQYAASTASSTEDILNDDALMSLSVRELNKKLHGYPREEVVRLKQKRRTLKNRGYAQNCRSKRLQQRQELEVTNRTLVAELQRLKVELARVTQERDLYKQRLEQQLRHAAPAPPPAVSLDPGSSAKRHGAALGCCWRVLEADRRRAPRLMQAGRRAWNGVTVIDARRGDGGAPGGRATH